Proteins found in one Plasmodium gaboni strain SY75 chromosome 13, whole genome shotgun sequence genomic segment:
- a CDS encoding myosin C, which translates to MEGANKCVIGTKIFIRDKNKVWASAEIINEDEDNIIVKTEDDDIIKLKETDEFYLRNLDLFDSSGLSAPSDLTKLTHLHEASILHSLNVRFDIDEIYTFTGPILIAVNPFKIIKDLYSDNMLAKHVQPIKSKSPHIFATSNSAYLGMCNNNKSQTILISGESGAGKTESTKYVMKFLACAGSDIKKRSLIESQVLESNPLLEAFGNARTLRNNNSSRFGKYIELQFSVDHKNYIKGKLCGAKILTYLLEKVRVCDQQEGERNYHIFYQLCKAVKEANNVDNSTINNNENGHVEKYITDTCDEHLNNDISKKNNIYKEDKKKWYQFPSTSKFKNLENVEPMKIDFTDFKEHVHFRYLTKSSVYELNEVNELEEFESTVHAMQTIGISNTEQYQIFKILEGILYIGNILFNNDDTKEEATILEVSNDDLKKAAYFLDVDENDLINSLCFKTIIANNEHYKKPVNSNIANDIRDALARAIYGCLFLKVVERTNQSIGYIKDLNLFCGVLDIFGFESFPINSFEQLCINYTNECLQQFFNNFIFKCEEKLYMEEGILWDPLDFPDNKDCLDILESKPYGVFCMLDEECYIPSGKDKSFCSKIISKHTSNSSNNNNTSNKRFKSIKTDSSSFIIVHFAGQVVYNSTGFLEKNKDQLSLDAQKLLLHSKNEYVSHLFQTYLRRNTDKRKFVTVSSEFKEQLNLLMTRIKETEPHFIRCIKPNSQNVPDVFDRISVNEQLKYGGVLQAIKVSRAGYPVRLSHAECVQDYKILLNKEDRNKLEMYNKDNKPWSYKANFILSKLYVTQPIQEYINNLKLLKHKKKEEENKFFRKLSSKKKKVQHKTTEMNGVSSGNVGIDNKDTNMKDDTNMKDDTNVKDDTNVKDDTNIKDDTNIKDDTNINDDTNIKDDTNIKDDTNINDDTNIKNNTNKNIEKLPCCHPNEIDDEKNNLLIWSVGKNLCFFKSDAYNILSTLRSDLRSLKAIVIQKNYKAYTQKKLYILMKKKIVIIQRWFRNRLDIIRKEKLKRQEAEKLICSHIYTYIIRKRFLFKRNCCILIQSHIRKYLMVKFYKTYRQNYYASKIQATWKAYKEHTFYKKLLKATKKIQLNWKGILARKQLRRLKMESKEVGSLLSKNQVLMNELKKEKTEKIEIESKLLKASAKIDKLIKKIDNLEKDNKNNEKVIKDLLHKVSLLSHKQSNDYISSKHVSKKNENIKLKKNNKELNKDIMIPLKREDTAHVDSAEIFCVQRNDMHDDHNDVRNSFSTDTNVTNYINNNNMSNNNNNNNNNNDGDNSKDNNLIFTEERIEDQKIRNTIKNEENEEKYNLLKKIKKLEIQNKEYIKQNVTLNDKYNKLISLLRQIKDTNGNVYNDVINNNNMNNYHNSGISNKLFNNNYCNNKYFKNFMNFSSYNSNPLIIDYKIENNLNYDNKSSFKKNDGIVDILVCGPRNVGKTSLLEDLFVRLGDEDNLGLLRKNKKVVNNDLSCHNYYNTYIITHKCSQIKIVDCAYSSNKNVEESLFNYIKNSICIIIVFDATNKESINPAVHLLQEASLINVKKTTKLYLFENIFNEKINLNLNINDVSYAVRVAKACNAFYIKALDIYDIVNNYANEITLHSNYFLDNSHNNYNYVTSVYNNQYGHQHNNIKDKDKYGNESAYFNHINKIKKKTHSFMSLYHDESFKDSDDAFLSSFVNKSNDVIKSKRVDLSKNKYYQNITTTSSSNNNNIYSVVNTIKAICGIQNNNKKNQHLQLLRESMPLNNYVYGNKKYNSDLGRGLQPVYEITLKGNTPITYLCMGQDNVNKNYILLSVGCKDGVIYVYKCFRTSLELKNDYYYYYNDDSSIYNSNNNNMGNVEYNMNNNMDNMNIQNNDNHNNNNNNNNNIVGCEESGKKKSIMSLKNDSYNSYDENSTCTKLLSKLSGHKRAITCLVFSFSEDKIISSSIDKTIKIWEVSTGFLLKVFSDSSATLSVLLFPTNLDIFLCSNCTSLLRIVNLNSGQVYQKVKVESEIRALEMDDTCLNIFAGSKNGTIYVLEVIYNERVEIKFRFLFSLSPITCIKFIPRHSIKTSPGIIVNSCDNHIGIIECVYGNKGILTTLSVKHRIRINHALLPIRNCYSKYGGGWVMSGSEDGNIYICSLLPQSNYKLIFLKHHKAPVMAVVVNSIDTLMVSADSKGNIVFWRRSFV; encoded by the exons ATGGAAGGTGCAAATAAATGTGTTATAGGAACAAAGATATTTATCAGAGACAAAAAtaaa GTATGGGCTAGCGCTGAGATTATAAATGAAGatgaagataatattattgttaaaactgaagatgatgatataataaaattaaaagaaacTGATGAATTTTATCTTCGAAATTTAg ATTTATTTGATTCGAGCGGATTGTCTGCTCCCTCAGATTTAACAAAGTTAACCCACTTACATGAAGCTTCGATACTACATAGTTTGAATGTTCGTTTTGATATTGATGagatatatacatttaCAGGTCCCATATTAATAGCTGTAAATCCTTTTAAGATTATAAAAGATTTATATTCAGATAACATGCTAGCTAAACATGTTCAGCCTATAAAATCTAAGAGTCCTCACATATTCGCTACTTCTAATAGTGCTTATTTAGGTATGtgtaataataacaaatCACAGACAATATTAATAAGTGGTGAATCCGGTGCTGGAAAAACAGAATCAACAAAATATGTAATGAAATTTTTAGCATGTGCAGGTTcagatataaaaaaaagatcTTTAATAGAATCACAAGTATTAGAAAGTAATCCTCTTTTAGAAGCATTTGGTAATGCAAGAACtttaagaaataataattctaGTAGATTCggaaaatatattgaattaCAATTTTCTGTTgatcataaaaattatattaaagGTAAATTATGTGGTGCTAAAATTTTAACTTATTTATTAGAAAAAGTTCGTGTGTGTGATCAACAAGAAGGAGAAAgaaattatcatattttttatcaacTGTGTAAAGCTGTAAAAGAAGCCAATAATGTAGATAATTCAactattaataataatgaaaatggacatgttgaaaaatatattactGATACATGTGATGaacatttaaataatgatatttccaaaaaaaataatatatataaagaagataaaaaaaaatggtaTCAATTTCCTAGTACAAGcaaatttaaaaatttagaAAATGTAGAACCTATGAAAATAGATTTTACAGATTTTAAAGAACATGTACATTTTAGATACTTAACAAAGTCTAGTGTATATGAATTAAATGAAGTTAATGAATTAGAAGAATTCGAATCAACTGTGCATGCTATGCAAACTATTGGTATTAGTAATACAGAACAATATCAgatatttaaaattttagaaggtatattatatataggaaatattttatttaataatgatgacACAAAAGAGGAAGCTACTATATTAGAAGTATCTAATgatgatttaaaaaaagcagcatattttttagatgttgatgaaaatgatttaataaattcTTTATGTTTTAAAACAATAATAGCAAATAATGAACATTATAAGAAACCTGTGAATTCAAATATAGCTAATGATATTAGAGATGCATTAGCTAGAGCTATATATGGATGcttatttttaaaagttGTTGAAAGAACAAATCAATCTATaggatatataaaagatttaaatttattttgtgGGGTTCTAGATATATTCGGTTTTGAATCATTCCCAATTAATTCATTTGAACAATTATGTATTAATTATACAAATGAGTGTTTACaacaattttttaataacttcatatttaaatgtgaagaaaaattatatatggAAGAAGGGATTCTATGGGATCCATTAGATTTCCCAGATAATAAAGATTGTTTAGATATATTAGAATCGAAACCATATGGTGTATTTTGTATGCTCGATGAAGAATGTTATATACCATCAGGTAAAGATAAAAGTTTTTGTAGCAAAATTATAAGTAAACACACATCAAatagtagtaataataataacacATCGAATAAAAGATTTAAATCTATCAAAACAGATTCTAGTAGTTTTATTATTGTACATTTTGCTGGGCAAGTTGTTTATAATTCTACCGGTTTTcttgaaaaaaataaggaTCAATTATCTTTAGATGCACAAAAATTGTTGTTACATAGTAAGAATGAATATGTATCACATCTTTTTCAAACCTATTTAAGAAGAAATACagataaaagaaaatttgTTACCGTTTCTAGCGAATTTAAAGAACAACTCAATTTATTAATGACAAGAATAAAAGAAACAGAACCACATTTTATTAGATGTATAAAACCAAATTCACAAAACGTACCAGATGTATTTGATAGAATATCAGTAAACGAACAATTAAAATATGGAGGTGTTCTACAAGCTATAAAAGTAAGTCGTGCAGGTTACCCAGTTAGATTATCTCACGCAGAATGTGTTCAAGATTATaaaattcttttaaataaagaagaCAGAAACAAATTAGAAATGTATAATAAGGATAACAAACCATGGTCTTATAAGGCTAATTTTATACTCTCCAAGTTGTATGTAACTCAACCGATAcaagaatatataaataatctAAAGTTGTTGAAgcacaaaaaaaaagaagaggaaaataaattttttcGAAAACTTTCTTCAAAGAAGAAAAAGGTGCAACACAAAACTACTGAGATGAATGGTGTGTCAAGTGGTAATGTAGGAATTGATAATAAGGATACAAATATGAAGGATGACACAAATATGAAGGATGACACAAATGTGAAGGATGACACAAATGTGAAGGATGacacaaatataaaagatgacacaaatataaaagacGACACAAATATAAACGACGacacaaatataaaagatgacacaaatataaaagatgaCACAAATATAAACGACGacacaaatataaaaaataacacgaataaaaatattgaaaagCTTCCCTGTTGTCATCCTAATGAGATAGACGACGAAAAAAACAATTTGCTCATATGGTCTGTAGGTAAAAATTTATGCTTTTTTAAAAGTGAtgcatataatattttatcaaCCCTAAGAAGTGATCTTCGTAGTTTAAAGGCCATTGTTATTCAAAAGAATTATAAGGCAtatacacaaaaaaaattatacatattaatgaaaaaaaaaattgtgATTATACAACGATGGTTTAGAAATAGATTAgatattataagaaaagagaaattaaaaagacAAGAAGCCGAAAAGTTAATTTGTtctcatatatatacatatataattagaaagagatttttatttaaaagaaattgTTGTATTCTTATACAGTCAcatataagaaaatatttaatggtaaaattttataaaacatatagACAGAATTATTATGCAAGTAAAATACAAGCAACATGGAAAGCTTACAAAGAAcatacattttataaaaaattattgaaagctactaaaaaaatacaattaAATTGGAAGGGCATATTAGCTAGAAAACAATTGAGAAGATTAAAAATGGAATCTAAAGAAGTGGGTTctttattatcaaaaaatcAAGTATTAATgaatgaattaaaaaaagaaaaaacggaaaaaatagaaatagAAAGTAAACTATTAAAAGCATCTGCAAAAATTGATAAGCtgattaaaaaaattgataatctagaaaaagataataaaaataatgagAAAGTAATAAAGGACTTGTTACATAAGGTTTCTTTATTATCTCATAAACAATcaaatgattatatatcatCCAAACATGtatctaaaaaaaatgaaaatattaaactgaaaaaaaataataaagaacTTAATAAGGATATTATGATTCCTTTAAAGAGGGAAGATACAGCACATGTTGATAGTGCAGAAATTTTTTGTGTCCAACGTAATGATATGCATGATGATCATAATGATGTGCGTAATAGTTTTAGCACTGACACGAACGTAACAAactatataaataataataatatgagtaataataataataataataataataataatgatggTGATAATAGTAAGGATAATAATTTGATATTTACAGAAGAAAGAATAGAAGACCAAAAAATAAGGaatacaataaaaaatgaagagaatgaagaaaaatataatttattaaaaaaaataaaaaagttagaaattcaaaataaagagtatataaaacaaaatgtaacattaaatgataaatataataaattaataagTTTATTAAGACAAATTAAAGATACAAATGGTAATGTATATAATGatgttataaataataataatatgaataattatcataatagtggtatatcaaataagttgtttaataataattattgtaataataaatattttaaaaattttatgaatTTTTCGAGCTATAATAGTAATCCTTTAATAATAGACTataaaattgaaaataatttaaattatgataataagagttcttttaaaaaaaatgatggAATTGTAGATATTCTTGTATGTGGTCCAAGGAATGTAGGGAAGACGAGTTTGTTAGAAGATTTATTTGTGCGTTTAGGAGATGAAGATAATTTAGGtttattaagaaaaaataaaaaggttgtaaataatgatttaagttgtcataattattacaatacatatattataacacATAAATGTTcacaaataaaaattgtaGATTGTGCATATTCATCGAATAAAAATGTTGAAGAATCcttatttaattatataaaaaattctatatgtattataataGTATTTGATGCTACAAATAAAGAATCAATAAATCCAGCAGTGCATTTATTACAAGAAGCTTCATTAATTAATGTAAAGAAAACAActaaattatatttatttgagaatatatttaatgaaaaaattaatttaaatcttaatataaatgatgtATCCTATGCTGTACGTGTAGCTAAAGCATGTAATgcattttatataaaagcattagatatatatgatatagTTAATAATTATGCGAATGAAATAACATTACATTCTAATTATTTCTTGGATAATTctcataataattataattatgttacatctgtttataataatcaatATGGTCATcaacataataatattaaggataaagataaatatGGTAACGAATCAGCATACTTTAATcatataaacaaaattaaaaagaaaactCACAGTTTTATGTCTTTATATCATGATGAATCTTTTAAAGATAGTGACGACGCTTTCTTATCATCTTTTGTAAATAAATCCAACGATGTAATAAAATCTAAACGAGTAGACCTAAgcaaaaataaatattatcaaaatattactactactagtagtagtaataataataatatttattcaGTTGTGAATACTATAAAAGCTATATGTGGCATTCAGAATAACAATAAGAAGAATCAACACTTACAATTGTTGAGGGAATCCATGCCATTAAACAATTATGTATATggtaataaaaaatataattcaGATCTTGGAAGAGGTTTACAACCAGTGTATGAAATAACTCTTAAAGGGAATACACCTATAACATATTTGTGTATGGGTCAAGATAATGtgaataaaaattatatattattatctgTAGGATGTAAGGATGGGgttatatatgtatataagTGTTTTAGAACAAGTTTAGAgttaaaaaatgattactattattattacaatgACGATAGTAGTATATACAAcagtaataataataatatgggTAACGTGGAATACAAcatgaataataatatggataacatgaatatacaaaataatgataatcataataataataataataataataataatattgttgGGTGTGAGGAGAGTGGGAAGAAAAAGAGCATTATGTCATTAAAGAATGATAGTTATAATTcatatgatgaaaatagCACATGcacaaaattattatccAAATTATCAGGTCATAAAAGGGCAATAACATGTTTAGTTTTTTCCTTTTCAgaagataaaataatttcatCATCAATAGataaaacaataaaaatatggGAAGTATCTACAGgttttttattaaaagtATTTTCTGATTCTTCAGCAACATTATctgtattattatttccaACGAATCTAgacatttttttatgttcaAACTGTACATCTTTATTACGAATAGTAAATTTAAACAGTGGTCAAGTATATCAAAAAGTTAAA